A genomic region of Streptomyces diastaticus subsp. diastaticus contains the following coding sequences:
- a CDS encoding ABC transporter permease, with amino-acid sequence MSTKTDKIDRLAELTAQQESSSGASLWREALKRLRASKMALVGAVIIAVFLVLAIVGPWVAPYAPGQQWRGEVFVNRAEFVGARAENWFGLDHLGRDIFSRMLVGARQTLLLGVVSTLIGLSVGAVIGSLSGACATLGGRVGQRIDSVIMRCIDIMLALPSLLLAVSVAAVLGQSMTTVMIAIGVVQIPVFARLLRGAMLVQGGSDYVLAAHSLGIRKRRIVLTQIMPNSLSPVIVQATLSLATAIIEAAALSFLGLGNPDSAKNPEWGVMLTQAQNYADSAPMMAVYPALAIIITALGFTLLGEAMREALDPKLRG; translated from the coding sequence ATGAGCACCAAGACCGACAAGATCGACCGCCTCGCGGAACTCACGGCCCAGCAGGAGAGCTCCAGCGGCGCCAGCCTCTGGAGGGAAGCCCTCAAGCGACTGCGGGCCAGCAAGATGGCGCTGGTCGGAGCCGTGATCATCGCGGTCTTCCTGGTCCTCGCCATCGTCGGGCCGTGGGTCGCGCCCTACGCCCCCGGACAGCAGTGGCGCGGCGAGGTCTTCGTCAACCGCGCCGAGTTCGTCGGCGCCCGCGCCGAGAACTGGTTCGGCCTGGACCACCTGGGCCGCGACATCTTCTCGCGGATGCTCGTCGGCGCCCGGCAGACCCTGCTCCTGGGTGTCGTCTCCACCCTGATCGGCCTCAGCGTCGGCGCCGTCATCGGCAGCCTCTCCGGCGCCTGCGCCACCCTCGGCGGACGGGTCGGCCAGCGCATCGACTCCGTCATCATGCGCTGCATCGACATCATGCTGGCGCTGCCCTCGCTGCTGCTCGCCGTCTCGGTGGCCGCCGTGCTGGGCCAGTCCATGACGACCGTGATGATCGCCATCGGTGTCGTCCAGATCCCGGTCTTCGCCCGCCTGCTGCGTGGCGCGATGCTGGTCCAGGGCGGTTCCGACTACGTGCTGGCCGCCCACTCGCTGGGCATCCGCAAGCGGCGCATCGTCCTGACCCAGATCATGCCGAACTCGCTGAGCCCGGTGATCGTCCAGGCGACCCTGTCGCTGGCCACCGCCATCATCGAGGCGGCGGCCCTGTCCTTCCTGGGCCTCGGCAACCCGGACAGCGCCAAGAACCCCGAATGGGGCGTCATGCTCACCCAGGCGCAGAACTACGCCGACTCCGCGCCGATGATGGCGGTCTACCCGGCCCTGGCCATCATCATCACGGCACTCGGCTTCACCCTGCTCGGCGAGGCGATGCGCGAAGCCCTCGACCCGAAGCTGCGAGGTTGA